GCCGCGCGCTGAACGTCGCCCCGCACGACGCCTTCGGCCCCGGCGACCCGCGCGGCCGGCGCGAACTCCGGGAGGCCTTGGCCGGCTACCTCGCGCGGGCCCGCGGCGTGCGGACGTCCCCGGAGCGGATCGTCGTGTGCTCGGGGTTCGCGCACGCGCTGCGGGTGCTGTTCCCGGCGGTGCTGCCCGGCCCGCTCGCCGTCGAGGCGTACGGGCTCGCGTTCCACCGCGCGATCTTCGCCGCGGCCGGCGTCGGCACGATTCCCCTTGCCCTGGACGAAAACGGCGCACGCGTCGACGACCTCGGCGTGCCCACCGTGCTGCTGACGCCCGCGCACCAGTTCCCGACCGGCGGCCCGCTGCACCACGACCGTCGCGCCGCGGTGCTCGACCACGTCCGCACCAGCGGCGGCCTGCTCGTCGAAGACGACTACGACGGCGAGTTCCGCTACGACCGCAAGCCGGTCGGCGCGGTCCAGGGTCTCGACCCCGAGCACGTCGTCTACGTCGGTTCGGTGAGCAAAAGCCTTTCCCCCGCGCTGCGGCTCGGGTGGCTGGTGCTGCCGGACCACCTCGTCGACGCCGTGCTGGCCGCGAAGGGCGAGCGGGAAGCGTGGGCGGGGGTGGTCGACCAGCTCACCTTGGCGGAGTTCGTGAGTTCGGGCGCCTACGACAGGCACATCCGGCGCATGCGCCAGCGGTACCGGCGCCGCCGCGATCTCCTCGTCCGGGCACTCGCCGAGCGGGCACCGCACGTCGTGCCGACCGGCATCGCCGCCGGCCTGCACGCGGTGCTGCGGTTGCCGCCCGGCACCGAGCGGTCCGCGGTGAAAGGCGCGGCGTGGCAAGGACTCGCGCTGGACGGCCTGGCCGCGTTCCGCCACCCGGCCAGTACGATGTCCACAATGGACGGACTGGTGGTCGGCTACGCGACGCCGCCCGAACACGCCTACCCGGCGGCGCTGGACGCGCTGTGCCGCGCGCTGCCGCCCGCGTCATAGCAGCGAACGGGTGAGCCAGACGACCTCGCCGTTGTGTTCCGTGGAGACGTGATCCCGTGCGAACCCGAGCTTCTCGAGGACGCGGAGCGACGCTGTGTTCCCCGCCCCGACGGTCGACCAGAGCCGTTTCCGGCCGGTCGCTTTCGCGGCCTCGAGCACCGCGCCGGCCGCCTCGGTGGCGTAGCCGCGCCCGTGCGCGCGCCGGAACAGCTCGTACGCGATCTCGGGCTCTTCGGCGGTGCACCGGCCGATGATCAACCCGCAATAGCCGATGAAGTCGCCTTCGTCCCGGCGCAGGACGGGCAGCAGCGCGATCCCGGTTTTCGCCGTCGCGGCGAGCTGCTTCGCGATGAGTTCCCGGGTGTGCTCGACCGGGGGCGTCCCGTTCCCGCGCTCGGCGTGCAGGGCGCTGAGCGCACCGGCGTCCGATGCGGCCCACGGTCGCAGGATCAGCCGCGCGGTCTCGAGGGGGACCGGCATCGGCCCGTACCCGGGCACGACTAGGCCGGCTGCCAGAGTTCGACGCGGTTGCCTTCGGGGTCGGTGACCCAGCCGAACCGGCCGACGCCGGCCATGTCCTGGGTCTCCTCGGCCACCTCGGCGCCCTTCTCGCGGAGCTGGGCGAGCATGGCGTCGAGGTCGCGGACCCGGAAGTTGAGCATGGTCTGCTGGGAGCGGGAGCCGAAGTAGTCCGTCCCGGCCTCGAACGGCGCGAAGACCGTGGGCCCCGGCTCCTGCTGCCACGAGCCGTGCTCGTCGGCGCCGAGGCCGAGGGCGTCCCGGTACCAGGCACCCAGTGCCGCCGGGTCCGCCGCGCGGATGAAGTACCCCCCGATGCCGAGCACGCGTTCCATGCCGCGATCCTGTCAGCGCGGCGGGGAGCCCGGGGCCGCCGACACGCGGAAGGAGCCCCGGACCCGCACTACCCGACGATGTCGATCTCGAACGGGCTGGCCGCGCTGTAGTTGATGTCGGCCCACAGTGCACCCGGCAGGTCGTAGCGCCGGTGGGACGTCAGCTTGTTGTCGTAGCCGGCGACCTGCGTGGGGTTGTGGCCGACGCCCTGGTGGTCGCTGCCCCAGGCGTAGATGTCGCCGACCCACATCGCCTCCGAGTAGCCGTCACCGCCGAGCCGCGGCCGGATGATGACCGCCGCGCCGGGGCTGCCGGACAGGAACACCCGCACCACGTTCTGGTCGGCGTTCGGCGGGGTGACGGTGATGCGCTCCATGATCTCCACTCCAGTCGAGACGGATCGGTTTCCGTCCACTCCGGGCCAGTAGTCGACGACGGACGAGACGTCGTAGCCGGGGGCGACGTTCCCGCGGTACTGCTTGGCGACCGCACCGTCGGGGATGGTGGGATCGCCGTTGTAGTGCGCGATCCAGTAGTGCGGCTCGGCGACGCCTGCCGACGAGAACGCCGACCGCACCGCCGGCCAGGTCGAGAGGTTGCAGTAGACCGTGGGGTCCGCGCCGGCCGCGCGGCGCATCCGGACCCAGCCCGGGGCCTCGCCCGGCGTGGCGTCGCCGGGTTCGACGTCCAGGACGTGGCCGTCGTTCGTGCTCGCTTTCTTGACGATGGTGACCTTGACCGCGCTGGGGAAGCGCGCCCAGTCGGCGGCCGACCAGGGTTCGAGTTTGATCTTGTCGATGTATCCCGCGACCATCTCCGCGCCGGCGGGGATGTTCGCGGCCGTGACCGCGTCGTACATCGTGCGCACGGGTGGGGTCTCCGTTCGATGCCATTCGCCTTTTCGGGGACGGCGAAATCGTCTCCGCGATCCGCCATCGTGGTGTTACCCATGTGGGACGGGCGTCAAGCGCAAATGTTACGCAGTTCCGGTCCGTCACCGAGACGGCCGCATCGCGCAATTCCTTCACCACGGGCTCACGCGGCGATGGTGACTTTCCGCTATCGGTACTGGCTTCCCGCTCACCCGGCTGGCAAGCTGCCAGGACTTCACGACGGAAGGGACGTGCATGGCGGCACACCCGGCGCGGGCGCGGCGCATCGACGCGCGGGTCGTCGTCCTGAGCGTGCTGCTCGTGGTCGCCCTGCTCGCCTGGTTCGGCGTCGACTACCTGCGCGACCGCCTCGCCTCGGGGGGCTGCGACACCACGACCCCGGTCCGCATCACGGCGGCGCCGGACGTCGCGCCGGTGCTCACCGCGCTGGCCCGGTCCGTGCCGGAGCCGGACTGCTACACGGTCGAGGTCACGGCGTCCGCGTCGGCGGCCACCGCGGCGGCGCTGGAAGCCAACGGCGCGAACGGCCCCGACGTCTGGGTGCCGGAGTCGAGCAGCTGGCTGCTGCAGGCCCGTGACGGCGGTGCGTGGAACCTGCCCGAATCCGGCCAGTCGGTGGCGAGCTCGCCGGTCGTGCTGGCCCTGACCGACGAGGTCGCCAAGCAGGCCGGCTGGCCGGGTAAGTCACTGTCGTGGTCGGACGTCCTCGCGGGAAGCCCGGTCGGGTTGCCCGACCCGAGCCGCGACCCGGCCGGCATCGCCGCGCTGATCGGCCTGCAGCAGCTGACCAAGGACGCGCCCGACCCCGCCGCGGCGTTCACCGAGGAGATCCGCAAGGTGTCCGCGGTGAAGGAGCCGTTCACGGCGTCGCCGGCGTCGGAGCAGTCCGTGCTGGCGCGCAAGCTCGTCGCCGCGTACCCGGCGGTGGGTGTGCCGAGCTTCGACTACCCGTACGTCGTGCTGCCGCGCGCGTCGGAGGCTTCACGGTCGGCGGCCGAGCGGTTCCTGCGGCTGGTGCTCGACCAGACCGCCACGAAGACGTTCGCCGACGCCGGCTTCCGGACGCCGGCCGGGCAGCTGCTCGGCGACCGGCCGCGCGACACCCGGACGAACGCCGCGCCGCGCCCGGCCGGGCCGCCCGCGGCGGACGCGATGTACGGCGTGCTGCAGGCGTGGGCCGGGGCCAACCTCAGCGCCCGCGTCCAGGTGCTGCTCGACGTGTCGGGCTCGATGGCCGCCACCGTCCCCGGTACCGGCCGCAGCCGCATGGCGCTCACCCTGGAAGCCGCGACGCAGGGCCTCGGGCTGTTCAAGCCGACGACGGAGATCGGCCTGTGGCTGTTTTCGACCCGGCTCGACGGCGACAAGGACTACAAGGAACTGCTGCCGATGCGGTCCATCTCGGAACAGCTCGCCGGGGGCGGGGTGGCGACGCTGCAGGCGGTCAAGCCGAAGCCCGGCGGGGCGACCGGGCTGTACGACTCGATCCTCGCCGCGTACCAGAACGCGCGCCAGAACTGGCAGCTCGGCCGGATCAACGTCGTCGTCGTGCTCACCGACGGCCGCAACGAGGACAGCGACTCCGTCGGGCTGCCCGGCCTGCTCGCGGAGCTGGGCCGGCTGCAGGACCCGCGGAAACCGTTGCCGGTGATCGGGATCGGCATCGGCCCGGACATCGACGCGAGCGAGCTGAAGCAGGTTTCGGCGGCCACCGGGGGCGAGTCGTTCACCACGCCGGACCCGCGCAAGATCTCCGACGTCTTCTACCAGGCGCTGAGCACGCTCATGTGCCAGCCGCCGGCCTGCAAGAAGTGAGGACACCCGTGTTGGTGGAGACCGAGAAGCCCGCCCCCCGGGTGGCGCGAAGACCGTCCACTCTCGTCGTGGCCGCGTTCGTCGCGGGTGTCGTGCCGTTGGCGCTTCACTCCTGGGCCGCGCTGCACGGGAATTTCGCGCAGGACGACTTCGTGATGACCTACCGGGCCGCCGTGGCGGGGCCGTTCGACCTCGGCTACCTCTTCCAGGACTACCACGGGCACCTGACACCCGGCGGGTTCTTCCTCGCGGCGGTGATGACGTGGTGGGCGCCGCTGAACTTCCCGCTCATGGTGGCGCCGCTGCTGCTGATGCGGGCCGTCGCGACGGTGCTGTTCTGGTGCCTGCTGGTGCGCTGCTTCGGCCACCGCTGGGCGATCCTGGTGCCGTTCACCGTGTTCACGGCCTCGACGCTGCTGCTGGTCCCGACGCTGTGGTGGGCCTACGGGGTCCAGATCGTCCCGGTGGTGCTCGCAGCCGCCGGGGCGGTGTACTGGCACGTCCGCTACCTGCGCGAGGGCGGCCGGTGGTGGATCGGCACGTTCGCGTGGACGCTCTTCGGCTTGGCGTTCTACGAGAAGGCCGTGGTGGTCCCGGTGCTGCTGGCCGGGGTGACCGTCCTGCTCGGACAGTCCTTCCGGGAGCGGTGGCGCTATTGGGCGGGGCACGCGGTGCTGCTCGCCGCGTTCGTCGTGGGCTACCTCGCGCTGACGTCGAGCCAGGTTTCCCCCGGCGGCACGCCGATGACCGCCGGGACCGTCGCCGACCTGACCGGCCGGATGCTCGGCGACACCTTCCTGCCCGGGCTGGCCGGCGGGCCGTGGTCCGGGCCCGGCCCGGGCGCGACCTGGGCGCCGTCGCCGTTCGTGGTGGTGGTCCTGCTGTTCGCCGCGGCACTGGCACTGCTGCTCGCCGGCGCTCGCGTGGGCGGGCGGCGGGCGTGGCGGGCGTGGGCGCTGCTCGGGCTGCTGTTCGCGGTGGACGTCGGCCTGCTGGCGCTGACCCGGCTGCGCGAAGTCGGCCCGGCCGCCGGCGACGACCCGCGCTACCTCGCCGAGCTGGCGTTCGTGGCCGCCCTTTGCGGAGCGTTCGCGTTCCTGTCACCGGACGGAATTGCGCCGTCCGGCGGAAAGCGGGAACGGCCGATCGCGCTCATCGCGTGCGTGCTTTTGCTCGTAAGTTCCGTCGTGGGATTTTCACAGCTGGCCCCGGCATTGCGGTTCGGGCATTCCGCGCAGTACCTCGGGAACGTCCGGGCGGCCGTCGCGGCGGACCCGGATCTGGTCTTCTTCGACACGTTCGTGCCGTCCGATGTGGTCCACGAGTGGTTCGGCGCGGACTCCCAGGCGTCCCGGGTGGCCGGCCTGGTGCCCG
This genomic window from Amycolatopsis mongoliensis contains:
- a CDS encoding VOC family protein translates to MERVLGIGGYFIRAADPAALGAWYRDALGLGADEHGSWQQEPGPTVFAPFEAGTDYFGSRSQQTMLNFRVRDLDAMLAQLREKGAEVAEETQDMAGVGRFGWVTDPEGNRVELWQPA
- a CDS encoding substrate-binding and VWA domain-containing protein — encoded protein: MAAHPARARRIDARVVVLSVLLVVALLAWFGVDYLRDRLASGGCDTTTPVRITAAPDVAPVLTALARSVPEPDCYTVEVTASASAATAAALEANGANGPDVWVPESSSWLLQARDGGAWNLPESGQSVASSPVVLALTDEVAKQAGWPGKSLSWSDVLAGSPVGLPDPSRDPAGIAALIGLQQLTKDAPDPAAAFTEEIRKVSAVKEPFTASPASEQSVLARKLVAAYPAVGVPSFDYPYVVLPRASEASRSAAERFLRLVLDQTATKTFADAGFRTPAGQLLGDRPRDTRTNAAPRPAGPPAADAMYGVLQAWAGANLSARVQVLLDVSGSMAATVPGTGRSRMALTLEAATQGLGLFKPTTEIGLWLFSTRLDGDKDYKELLPMRSISEQLAGGGVATLQAVKPKPGGATGLYDSILAAYQNARQNWQLGRINVVVVLTDGRNEDSDSVGLPGLLAELGRLQDPRKPLPVIGIGIGPDIDASELKQVSAATGGESFTTPDPRKISDVFYQALSTLMCQPPACKK
- a CDS encoding GNAT family N-acetyltransferase is translated as MPVPLETARLILRPWAASDAGALSALHAERGNGTPPVEHTRELIAKQLAATAKTGIALLPVLRRDEGDFIGYCGLIIGRCTAEEPEIAYELFRRAHGRGYATEAAGAVLEAAKATGRKRLWSTVGAGNTASLRVLEKLGFARDHVSTEHNGEVVWLTRSLL
- the pdxR gene encoding MocR-like pyridoxine biosynthesis transcription factor PdxR, coding for MPESWVNLGERLGADLHLELAGTGGKRAALITALRAAVRTGRLAPGTRLPPYRSLAADLGLARNTVADAYAELVAEGWLTAVQGSGTRVASRAEPLPAARTPKKAPGVPAPRHNLRQGQPDATSFPRAEWLAAARRALNVAPHDAFGPGDPRGRRELREALAGYLARARGVRTSPERIVVCSGFAHALRVLFPAVLPGPLAVEAYGLAFHRAIFAAAGVGTIPLALDENGARVDDLGVPTVLLTPAHQFPTGGPLHHDRRAAVLDHVRTSGGLLVEDDYDGEFRYDRKPVGAVQGLDPEHVVYVGSVSKSLSPALRLGWLVLPDHLVDAVLAAKGEREAWAGVVDQLTLAEFVSSGAYDRHIRRMRQRYRRRRDLLVRALAERAPHVVPTGIAAGLHAVLRLPPGTERSAVKGAAWQGLALDGLAAFRHPASTMSTMDGLVVGYATPPEHAYPAALDALCRALPPAS
- a CDS encoding glycosyltransferase family protein, whose product is MVETEKPAPRVARRPSTLVVAAFVAGVVPLALHSWAALHGNFAQDDFVMTYRAAVAGPFDLGYLFQDYHGHLTPGGFFLAAVMTWWAPLNFPLMVAPLLLMRAVATVLFWCLLVRCFGHRWAILVPFTVFTASTLLLVPTLWWAYGVQIVPVVLAAAGAVYWHVRYLREGGRWWIGTFAWTLFGLAFYEKAVVVPVLLAGVTVLLGQSFRERWRYWAGHAVLLAAFVVGYLALTSSQVSPGGTPMTAGTVADLTGRMLGDTFLPGLAGGPWSGPGPGATWAPSPFVVVVLLFAAALALLLAGARVGGRRAWRAWALLGLLFAVDVGLLALTRLREVGPAAGDDPRYLAELAFVAALCGAFAFLSPDGIAPSGGKRERPIALIACVLLLVSSVVGFSQLAPALRFGHSAQYLGNVRAAVAADPDLVFFDTFVPSDVVHEWFGADSQASRVAGLVPGTHFDQPTNRMHLLDATGTPRLITGVDAESREVTGPVPNCGYTVGETLVSVPLDKPVLGRHLLKIDYFTSDGGEGLVDRTPVWFQAGLHSLYLPVDGLFDHIGVQLSSPGAPVCVAKVEIGKPVTQ
- a CDS encoding glycoside hydrolase family 25 domain-containing protein; translation: MRTMYDAVTAANIPAGAEMVAGYIDKIKLEPWSAADWARFPSAVKVTIVKKASTNDGHVLDVEPGDATPGEAPGWVRMRRAAGADPTVYCNLSTWPAVRSAFSSAGVAEPHYWIAHYNGDPTIPDGAVAKQYRGNVAPGYDVSSVVDYWPGVDGNRSVSTGVEIMERITVTPPNADQNVVRVFLSGSPGAAVIIRPRLGGDGYSEAMWVGDIYAWGSDHQGVGHNPTQVAGYDNKLTSHRRYDLPGALWADINYSAASPFEIDIVG